A window of Vitis riparia cultivar Riparia Gloire de Montpellier isolate 1030 unplaced genomic scaffold, EGFV_Vit.rip_1.0 scaffold824_pilon_pilon, whole genome shotgun sequence genomic DNA:
TCCCTTCAACCTTGCTGATGACGTGAAACTAAGCATGCCTACTTACTAAAGTAGACGTGATGATGGGAAGAGTCCCATCAATCAATCTGGTGTCAGTTAGCCATGGTCTTGTATATCAGAGAAGACTTGAGGCTATCAGGAGAGTGCGGGCTGCTTAGTGGCGCAAATAGTCTAGACAGGATGTTCCCAAAGGCCTCGAAGATCGTCTGGGTAGTGATGAAAAAAAGTGACACGTGGCTCAACTAGACAACGCCACGTAGACAGATGCGTGGAAGCACTCCTGGGTCAACACATGGGATATGCCCCCCATAATGCCCCCTTCAGCATACACTTGTGTCCGAGCAGGGATGGACGGGCTGAAACTATCCTTTAGAATCCCTTAATAGATGTGAGACACGTgtcaattaattttgaaaagagaTAGTTCGCCGAGACAGGCGACCTGTTGTTTTGAGGTGTGTTGCCTGACGGTTGTCTTTTGGGATCCCTAGGGTTTTGGTCCCTTATAAATAGGGGATCCTAGACCTTTGAGAATACCTTTTGGACGTTTCACCCTTCTaaggtttttcctttttctgccATTATCCTCTTTGCTCTACATTCAACAACCTTTAGTCACCATCGTCATGTTGTCCTACCATTCACTTTCTCTTACGGTTCTTGTGTACTGCAACTCCGATGGCCTTCCATTTTTTCGGTTACTCTGCCACTTTCCCCAGTCTTGGGCTCATGAGGGCTTAGCTTCTACCAATAGTGTTCTTTCTGAACATTGGTAAGCCTTCATTCATCATACCAGTTCTGTATTTTTACTACTTGATTGCTATTGGGGATTTTTTGGAGTTTGGACTTGTTGCTTAGTTGCGGTGTACATAATGTAGGgtacttttggttttttttgtaTAGGGCGGTTGTTGCTAGTGATAGGCTTGGTGAGGTCTAAATAGGACCGAGGCTCTTGTAGTTTGTTTTTTAGTTAAGTTAAGGTCCTTGTGGGGTATGGTTAAAGGGGGAGACCCTTGGATGGGGTCTGCCTTGTGGGTTGAGTTAGGGCTTTGTCCGAATGGGCTTTGAGTCATTGTGGGTTGGTCTTTGCACAGTTGAAGTATTGTTTACAAAGAAGAGGGTTGGGTGACTCCTTTATAACATCCGGTCGTTATGTTATGCAGGTCTTACTCAGCCCGCCACTTCAGCATGCCAACAGGGAGGGGAGTTGTTTCTACCAGTGAGGCTAGTAAAGGCAAAAAAGGTGTCCAACCAAGAGAAGGCATCGAACGGATAAATGAGTAGAAGTCCATCGAACTCCTTACTGCATGGGAGTTTAGGGATCATTTTCGCGTTCCACTCAAGCTTGTTATTCGTTTGATGGGTGGCAGTCCTAGGTCAACCAAGGAGGAGtcttttaatgtttattttttcaccAAAGAGCAGTTTAATGTCAGGCTCCGTTTTCCTCTTCCTCCCATCTTCAAATAGTTTTTCCACTTCACAAAGATTCCCCCAACCTTCTTTCATCCAAACGCGGTGAGGATACTGGTAAGGTGTAGCATCTTGAACATGCTATACCAATTGGATCTCTCTTTGATAAAGGTTATGTTCGTCTACATGATCAAGATGAGTCAAAATGAAGTTTTCAGTTTGTCAGCTCATATTCCGTCACTACAGTTAGTGACCGGACTTCCAAATTCTACCAATGGCTCAACAAAAGGACACATCATCGTTCCGAGCCCTTGGGCTAGTTCATACAAGAATCCGGATCATGCTTTCGAACCACATCGTTCGTTGGGGATTCCGGGCAGAGAGAATTTTTATATGCTTATTTTCTCGTTTATGATTATAGGGTTGTTGTTGACGTGCCTTACTTGATGCTTTACAGGAAAGATAAAGAGAGGTTGACTGGTAGAGTGGGTAGACAAAACATCTTTTGATCGGCTGAACAAACTGTTTGTGATCTCTACTGGTGAGCGGGATCATGGGACCCTCCTGACTGATCAGAATTTAATAGCCTTGGTTCGGGACTCAGAGTCATACGTTGTCCCCACTCTTCCACATTTTGTAACTAGAGTGTTGGTGCCCGAAGAACAGTTTATGTTGAAGGACCTCCCCTTCTATGAGGAAGCCCAGGCAACAAACGCGAAGGCAAGGCAAGATCGGCTTGTTTAGAGAGAAAAGAAACGCAATGAGGGCATGGTAAGACAAGTTCAGGGTGGGAGTCGTCCGGCGTCCAGCTCCACTGCTCACCCTCCTTCTAAAAAGAAGTCCGTCACCCGACCTGTTGAGAAGGCCTTAGACTTGTCCCCATCATCTTCATCTCATTCTCCACCCTCTAAAGAGGTTGGCCCCGATCAAGACTCAATCGGCTTGCCATCCGTGGAGGGCCGCTCGAACCAGGAGCTTGAGCCAATGATTTCTTGCATAAACCTTGAgccagaagaagaagaggcgCAAATGGCTCTAAACCTGAGGGTCGGTCTCAAGGAAAGGCAACGTAAGCACCTTTTTAAGGCTCTTCCAGATACGCCTCCGCCTACCAAGAACAGTTGTTCAGAGGCCCCTCATGAAAAGCCAACTCCAGACGTCCCTATGGTGTAAGTGCCCCATTCTGATACTGTCAGGCCCTGCTAAGAATTGGAAGTGAGACCTTCTATAGAGAACACTTGCTCGGTGGGAGACAAGGCCCCTACAGCTATTCCGAGTGGCAATGCCAAGGAGAAATACATTCCAGCTACTCCTTCAAGCTAGTAGGAAATAGCGTGCTACTAAAAATAGTTCTTTGCTTTACTGCGCCCAAGCCTCCAGCATCTGGCGTGGACGAATTCTTCTCGTTGTCTCGTCATCATTTCGTCGACCTACTTGGCACCCTCACATTGCTAGTGTGGTTCGCCCCTCCCATGTCACTCCAGAGTCTGCACTCTAGTGTATTTATCCACTGTTGAAGTATATTGTTGAGGAGATAACGGAAGTAGTAGGTTTTACTCCTCTTTTGCCCAAGTTTGCTTAATTGTCCGGCTCTGATACCTATTTTACTATTGTTTCAGGGGGTGGTTGCTATTCAAGCAATGATGCAGCAATGAAGCTTGCTCCTCAAACGGCTGGAGGTTGCGGAGAGTATGCGGGTATTTCTTACCCGGAAAATAGATACCAGTGAAGAACTTTGTACTCAATTTGTGCATGTAGAGAGCGAGCTGGCCGCTGTCCGAATAGCAGTCACAGATGCGGAGAAGCTGCTAAAGGAATTGCAGAAAGAGATGCAGGTGGCGAAGGTTGAGGCTTGTTGAATAGGAAATGAGAAAAAGGCCATAGAAGCCAAGTGCAAGGGCATTGAGCAGGAGAGGGGTCATCTAAAGAAGGAGCTCGAGGATCTCCGAGCAACATTTGAGGCTCAGAAGAAAGAGCTTAAGGAGCTCCGGGTCGGGTTCACTACTGAGAATAAGGCACTGACTGAGGATTATCAGAAGCAGGTGGACGAGATGTTCTTCTACGGCTACCAGTGCTGTATGAGGAAGAATGGCATCACACAAGATATCCCCACCTATCCCTCTGATGATGAAGAAAATACAGCAGTTAGTGGCCCCGCCCAATGAGACAATGATCCGGATGCTCCTGGTCCCTCTACTGGGCAATGAtttgtatttttcctttcttccatCCGGCTATGTCCGGATTTGTAATGAACTATTAcatttatcaatatatatactttttattcTACTTGCGCTTTTTGAATGAAGCTTCTTTCTATTTACCCATTTTATTGATAGTACCACTTTAAGTTAGCCATATTCCATCTAGCGTTTACCAATGGTAAGCCCTTGAATCTCCGTCCTTAGACAGAATATAGGGTTCCTCCCAATTTTCCTAGAGTTTCCCAACTCCCCTTTCGATCGTGTTCTCAAAGACATTTCTGAGGACTAGAGTCCCAATCTTAAAGGTGCGTGGCTGGACTTTTCAATTGTAGTGGGCAATTGCTCTTTGCTGATAGGACGCCATCCGGATGGCCGCGTTCCCTCTTGTTTCATTTGCCCAGTCCAGGTGTCTTTCAAGTTCCAGATTCTCATCCCTCTAGCCTTGGACGGTAGTCCGGGCTGTGGGCATGCCTACTTCTATTGGGATAACTGCATCCATCCCATAGGCGAGGGCAAAGGGAGTAGTTCTTGTTGGTCGTCTGGGCGTTGTTCGATAGGCCTACAGGACCTCGGGTAGTTCATTTATCCACCTTTCTTTGGctttttccaacattttctttaGTGCAAAGAGCAGGGTCTTGTTCGTTGCTTCTGTTTGCCCGTTGCTTTGAGGGTAGCATGGAGTGAAGTACAGATTTTTTATCTTTAGTTCCGAACAAAAGGTCCTAAAAGAAATATTGTCGAATTGTGGTCCATTATCAGCTACGATCACTTGCAGGATCTTAAATCGACATATGATGTTCTTCCAGACAAACCTAAAGacgtctttgtttttttatgttggCATAAGCTTCGAACTTTACCCATTTGCTGAAATAGTCAATGGCCACAAGAAAGAACTTTTTTTTAGCAGCAACAACGAGTAGGGGACCAAATATGTCCATTTCCTACTACGCAAATGGCCAAGGGCTTGTGACCGGATTGAGGACCTCTAAAGGCATGTGAGGAATGGGGGCGTGTCTTTAGCATTGATCACATCTCTTGATGTAGTTTGCAACGTCTTGTTTCATGATGGGCCAATAGTACCTTTGCAAATGAGCATAATGTGCTAAGGTTCGCCCTCCTATGTGATTGACACATACACTTTCATGTAGCTCTACCAACACATACTGTGCATCCATGTCATTTAAGCATATGAGATACGAACCTCCAAAGGATCACCTGTAGAGGCTATCCTCGATTAGGGTGAAGCGGGCAGCTTGCATTTGAACCTTATGAGCTCATTTGCTTTCTTCAGGAAGATCTTTGGTTCAGAGATACGTCTTGATTTCGTTCATCCAACCGACGTCTGCCTCATTGGTATTGCACACGGGTGCGACTGCTATGGATGACGCGACCTAGAGGTAGATGGGCAATAATACTGCTCCCTTTATAGGGAGAGTGGTAGCTACTCCAGCTAAAGCGTGAGCCTGAGTGTTTTCTAAGCGAGGGATTTTCTTGATGGCCCACTTTGTCAACTTGTCTAGTCCAATTTGGACTTTTGAAAGGTACTGGGTCATGCGTCCGTTCTTGGCTTCATATTCTCCTTGAATTTGCCCAATGACGAGCTGGGAGTCACTGCATATTTCAAGCTTGGATGCCAACATGGTTAGTGCAGGGTTCGGCCTGACAAGAATAGCCTCATATTCAGCTTCATTATTATAGGTTGTAAATTCGAGCTGGATAGCCTATTCCAGTTGTTCTCTGGTTGGGGATTGTAAAAGAAGGCCCATTCTAGATCCTGAGGCCCGGGATGCTCCGTCAACGTATAGAATCCACCACCCTTTTTTGGGAGGATTGGTACCCTGATGAAGTTTTTGAGGTGTTTCGGCTATAAAGTCAACTAAGACCTGTCCCTTCATTGCCAGCCTGAGTTGACACTTAATTCCATACTCACTAAGTTCAATGGCCCACATCGCTAGTCCCCCAGATATATCTGGTTTGTGCAGAATGTTTAAGAGTGGTTGATTCGTGAGTATAGTCACTTGATGAGCTTGAAAATAGGGGCGGAGTTTTCACGCGACACTCCTCAAGGCCAAGGTTGTTTGCTCCATCTTTGAGTACCGGGTTTCTACGTCAACTATTGTTTTGCTTACGTAGTAAACGGGTCTTTGCTCCTTGTCATTTACGCAGCGAAATAAAACAACACAGTCAAATACTGCCAGGTACATGTACAACTGTTCTCCAAGTTGAGGACTGCTCAGAATGGGTGGTTGAGTAAGATAGCGTTTAATCTCCTCGAATGCTATCTCACAGTCACTTGTCCACCCTGTCACGCTAGCTCCTTTCAATGTGAGGAAGAAGGGCCTTAATTTGTCTGTAAATCGAGCTATAAAGCGTCCCAACGCAGCTAGGCGGCCCGTGAGGCACTGTAACTCTTTTTTGGAACTTGGGGAGGATGTCTCCATGACGGCCCTGATTTGGTCCGGATTGACCTCTATTCCTCTTTGTGTAACCATGAATCCTAGGAACTTGTCTGCGCTAGCTCCAAAGGCGCACTTGGCTAGATTCAGCTTCATGTTGTATGCTTTCATCAAATGAAAGGTTTCTTATAAATGTCGAGTGTGCTCGCTCctggtttttctttttaccaCAATGTTGTTAGTATACACTTCCACAGTCTGACCGATTAATGGCCTAAAAATCTTTGTCATTAACCTTTAGTAGGTGGCTCCAGCGTTTTTAAGTCCAAAAGGCATGACCTTATAGCAATATTGTGTGGTGTCACGAAGGAAGTCTTTTCCTCGTCTAGTTGGAACATGGGAATTTAATGGTAACTGGAGAAAGCATCTATGAAAGAGAGCATACCTTGCTCGGTAGTGGAGTCGACTATCTGGTCTATTCGAGGCAATGGGAAGCTATTCTTTGGGCAAACATCATTCAGGTTGGTGTAATCAACACAGACTCGCCATTTACCTCCTCTTTTTTGGGACAACTACCACATTTGCCAACCGCTCCAGATACTCTACTTACCTTATGAACCCAGCCGCCAATAACTTTTCTACTTCGGTTTGGATGACTCTTTGCCTATCCGGGTGGAAGCGTCTAACCTTCTAGCGAATAGGTTGTGAGGAATGGATTACATTAAGTCGATGTAAGGCTATTGTCGGATGGATTTCGGGCATATCTGAAGGAGTCTAGGCAAAGACATCCTTGTTCTGTTGAAACACATCTTCAAGAGCTTTTGCTTCCTTTGATGTCAGGAGAGAGTTGGCATAGGTAAAGTGATCATTCTCTTCTAAGATACGCATGATTTGTAGGGGGTCAACCGTCGGCGGATCTCTCTCCGCTAGGTTCTTTAATTACTATTGCTCCAGCGCGCCCACTGGTTCTGTGGGTGGCTCACCATCGCTGGTGGACCCGACCTCTCATGCTACTTGGTAACATTGACGCGTGGCCAGCTAGCTCCCATAGAGGTTAATCTGTTCGTTCTCAATTAAGTAACTTACCATTTGGTGATACGTTGAGAGGATGGCCTTCATGCCATGCAGCCATGTGCGCCCCATGATGGCGTTGAAAGGAGCCAAGTCTTCTACCACCGAAAATTGCACATTCAGGATAATTGGCCCAGCTTGGACAGGCAACACTATGTCTCCCAAAGAGGTGGTTAAAGCTCCATTGAACCTTGATAGTATCCGCCCGGGATTTTCAAGTGTCCAGCTTTGACCAGCTTTTCCATTATGTGATGTAGACTTATGCATTGCTCTGTGGTGTGGCCATGTTCCTTATGATATGCACACTTTCTGCTCTAATCCCTTTTAGCCAGATCCGTCCTTATTGGCTCTGGCCATCTGAAGTCAGATAGATCTCGAATTATGGGGAGTAGCTTGTTGTATGAAATGTTGAGGGGAGTGAGGCTGGTTTGGTCTAACTACTGTGGTCCATCTTGCCCTTTTCCCGTTTGTCTTTGCTGCCCCGCGATTTTAAAGCTTTTGGCTGAGTCGTTCTTGGCAAGCTGGTTGGTTACCAGGACCTACTGGGTAGCTGCGCAAACGTCATCCTTGAGCATAGAGTATTTATTCGCTCATCTGAACAAATCGTCCATAGTCGTCGGAGGCTTCTTGGTGAGAGATACAAAGAAGGTGTACTCGGGCAGATACtccttttaaagattttcaGGACGGCGTCCATGTTCTAAGATTCCACTTGGAGCACGGCCTGCCCGAATTGCTTCATGAATTCCCTCAGTGACTCATTTTCCTGCATCTTTATGTTCTGTAGGATACTGATGTTCTGGTTATGCTTTGCTAAGCACAGGTATTGTCCCACAAAGGCCTTTGACATATCCCAAAAGTTATTCACGAAGTTCATCGGGAGGTGGTGAAATCATGAAAGAGTTTGACCTTTGAAGCTGGCTAGAAAGACTTTGCACAATAACGCGTCATTTCCTATATCAAGGGTCATGAGTTTCCTGtagtgcatgatatggtcaAATGGATCGTTGGTTCCATCATATGTAGAGAATTTTGGAACCATGAACCCTCTTAGGGGCTCGTAGTTTATGATATCAGGGCTGAAAGGTGTGGATAGCATGTTATCCAATCACCTACTGATAGAGCTGAGGGGACCCCTGCTGACTAGATCCCCGAATGGTTGTTGTACTAGCAGGTGAGTGGACTAGTCAATTATGACTAGTTTAGTTGAGGGGCCAGGACATGCCTCCTAGGTCGTCGCTATATGCGACTTCCCCCATGCTAGGCATCTGAGGCCCTAGCGCGCATTGCATCCAACAGCTGAGACTTCCTATCGCACCTCTTTTTCGATGAGATGCGAGTGGAGTCAGAGCTCTCATCTTGCTGCATGGGGCAGGCTGGCGGGGATCTTTTTTCAGGCTGCATTCCTTGTTCAGTATGGAGGAAATTTGCATTTCTAGGATACGTTGCCTCCTCGTTTTGCATGGAGTTAGCATGCTAACTTCTATGCTGTGGACTATGAGGGGGAGCTAATGAGGATACCTGAATACGCAACACTTCGTTCTCTTCCCTGAGTCTCCTTGTCTCTTAGAGTAGGGCTTGCATCTGTCTCTCGCTCTCATGCTGGCGTCTTTCCATACTCTCGCGCTAGTTGAAGTAGTCTTCGCTACCCATGGTCGATCATCGACTTCTGGAAGGTGTTGACATTTGTATTTCATTCCCACAAACGGCGGCAATGTTAATAGTTAGTCAACTGAGGATGGACTTCTCTCTTAGACGTGTCAATGAAAGCTCCTATTTAGATGATGGAATCTGGATGTCTTGCTTTCCTGCACAAAAATGTTCGGACAGGTTGTCCGAACACACCCTCAGAAGTTCAAGTCAGCCTAGAGaccttgagagagagagagagagagagagagagagagagagagagatcgaGTCAGAGAACTCATCTTCCTCTTAGCTCTATTACAGTAGGgtttttataatgtttaaatGAGGAGCCAGGTTCCACAATGCTGATATGGCCCTTGTGGTGATGTTTGCGCAGCGGTGACAAGGCAATCATCACGTTTGCAAAATGGTTAGGGGCTATGTCAGACGGCGCATCATGACACAATTTGTTGTCCCTTCAACCTTGTTGATGACGTGAAATTGAGCATGCCTACCTACTAAAGTAGATATGAGGATGGGAAGAGTCCTATCAATCAATTTGGTGTCAGTTAGTCATGGTCTCATATATCAGAGAAGACTTGAGGCTATCAGGAGAGTGCGGGCCACTCAGTGGCGCAAATGATCCGGACAAGATGTTCCCAAATACCTCGAAGGTCATCCAGGTAGTGATGAAAAGAAGTGACATGGGGCTCAACTGGACGACTCCACATGGACAGACGTGTGGAAGCACTCATGGGCCAACAGGTGGGATATGCCCCCCACAACACCCCTAAACATGCTCATTGTTTTTTTCTGTATCTTCAACTGTTTTCTCCCTACATTCTCGATGGGTTACTTTAGAGaggaacaatttttatttagtttttcctTTAGAAATACTCTCTATTTCGAAAAACAGGCCTAGAAACAACTTTCACTTTTTATGGAAATTGATCactcaataattttataaaatcatgaattaatttaaataattaagataaTTATATATGGTGAATCACGTCGGATATATCAAACTAGGACAATTTCCACCGATTGAAATTGGGGGGTCAACCTGACAATGCAAAGGGGACCAATATGGCAGTGCCAACCTTATCCACATatcaatcaataaataaaaagggaaaaagggagCATCTATATTCAAAAGACAACCATATATTCAACCTTGCATCAATATATCCATTCACACTTTGCTTTTGGGTGTAAGCTTAATCATTATCACAGATTCACGGTGCAAGTGAGAAGTTACGGAATAGTAACTGTTCTTTACTTCACTtaggtaaattgataatcaaagGGTACATGATCAATTGATTGACGAGCACACTTTGCGAATTTCACCCTCTGTCCCAGTCTTCACCCCAACGTTGCTCATCTTCACCATGGACTTTCCAAACTCGACGTTGAAATTCAACCCACTCAACCCTCTAACCCCCAGGAAGCGCTGAACAAAAGTTTTGGTGGAAGCATCCGTCCATAACCTCTGATCAGATTCCAGCACTCCACGTCCATTCTTCAAGTTTGTAAAGAAAGATGCGTCAAATGTGTTTGAGCTACCAGTGTCCAGTGCAACCCGTCTGCTCGCATCTCCATTAGCTGGACAGAGGGCTTGTAGCTGAGTTACGAATGAGGCATCCATGGAAGGGTCAGCGCCATTTGTAGTCGTGGTACTGAAATTGTATAGTCTATATCTGAAGGTTTGGCATGCTGCAGTTCCAATGGTGTGTCCTCCTATTTATATATAGTCACACAAACAAACAACCACTTTAGTTAAGTTTCCAATTAAGCAAGGTTACTGATTCTTACTTTCATTCATTATGGTTCCAATATCTATTCTTACCAACAAGAGTAACCAGATCTTGATCGTTGAGACCCTTGTCagcaaactttttcttttggacTTCAACAGAGTCGCGAGGGCCAGGCAAATTGTTAACATCAGATGCCAATGAAACTAGCCCATCTCTACGTCCCGTAGGCACTTTCCACGTGAGTCCTTTAGTCTGCATATATAGTGAATTATAACACAATTAAGTATCGGAAGGATATCAAGATATTGCAAAAGCGTATATTGAATGCAACGTGAAAGTTACCAGAACCACCGAGTCCCGGGCAGCGAGGGCAAGAATATCAGCGCAAGAGACCACTCCAGGGCAAGCAGCTTCGATCTGGGTCTTGGCATCATCAATAACATCATATCCTTTTAACGGACTGTTTGGTATGGTTGTTTTCTCGGTGGAAGTTCCATTGATAAGGATAGAAGCATCACAGCCCCTGACAAAGCAGTCATGGAAGTGCATGCGAAGCAAGCCAGGGGCAATGGCTGGATTGGACTGGAAATGGGAATTGACAGTTTTCTGAACAATGGATTCAGCTTGAGGACATGTACGGGAATAGAAGCCAACCCTAGTGCCTTGGCCTTGCACCAATGGAGCAGCCATGGCTATTAGCAGGAGAGACAACAATGTGGGAGTTTCCATTATGATGACAAAATGATATGTAATCAAGGTAATAAAGAAGAGAAGCAGGCTTAGGGTTCGGTATATAGAAGCAATAGATATGCGAGTAGAGTGTTATGGAATTAGGTTATTGTTGGTGCTGTGGGAGGTGAAGCCTGAAGGCATGCAAGTATATATAGGCAAAAGACTGAAGTCAAAACGCGGAAAGAAGTAAACAAAGGCGGCTACTAGGACCATGATGAGGGAATATTAGAGGTGGAGGGCATTTCTTGTGAGAAATAAATGGTATCAGCATAAGaaagtatattattttcaaatacataaggaaaaaaaaaaaacatataattttattctcaacAAAACTTAATGTGAGAAATTAGCAAATACAAGCATGCAATTTCccttttttaattagaaaaataatgataatttgatGTGCAATttatgttttgattttctttttcttttttttaagattatatttggttctgaaaattttaagaaaaattattaggaaaagaaaatagaaaagaaaattaaaaaaaaatttaaaattattatattatttttatatattatttcaaatttattaaacttattttaatttgatataaagattaaataattttaaaatatataaatttctaaataattttaaatat
This region includes:
- the LOC117910721 gene encoding peroxidase N1-like, whose protein sequence is METPTLLSLLLIAMAAPLVQGQGTRVGFYSRTCPQAESIVQKTVNSHFQSNPAIAPGLLRMHFHDCFVRGCDASILINGTSTEKTTIPNSPLKGYDVIDDAKTQIEAACPGVVSCADILALAARDSVVLTKGLTWKVPTGRRDGLVSLASDVNNLPGPRDSVEVQKKKFADKGLNDQDLVTLVGGHTIGTAACQTFRYRLYNFSTTTTNGADPSMDASFVTQLQALCPANGDASRRVALDTGSSNTFDASFFTNLKNGRGVLESDQRLWTDASTKTFVQRFLGVRGLSGLNFNVEFGKSMVKMSNVGVKTGTEGEIRKVCSSIN